One Cicer arietinum cultivar CDC Frontier isolate Library 1 chromosome 8, Cicar.CDCFrontier_v2.0, whole genome shotgun sequence DNA segment encodes these proteins:
- the LOC101495001 gene encoding abscisic acid 8'-hydroxylase 3-like, whose protein sequence is MEIMNMLLSLIISLVVLSILLLMYKTRSPKEMEGIPGNLGWPIVGESFSFLSDFSSPSGIFSFMSKRQKRYGKVFKSFVLGRFSVFMTGREASKILLTGKDGIVSLNLFYTGQQVLGPTSLLQTTGEAHKRLRRLIAEPLSLDGLKKYFHFINTQAIVTLDQWQGNKVLVLEEASTFTLKVIGHMIMSLEPTGEDQEKFRSNFKIISSSFASLPFKLPGTAFHRGIKARDRMYDMLDSVISRRRNGQDFQQDFLESLIMKHSRKSNEQEEDENKLTDKQLKDNVLTLLVAGHDTTTAALTWLIKFLEENPNVLQQLREEHNQIIENRKNGTDLTWSEVNNMPYTAKVISETLRRATILPWFSRKASQDFEIDGYKVKKGWSLNLDVVSIHHDPKVFPNPERFDPSRFDEHLRPFSFLGFGSGPRMCPGMNLAKLEICVFIHHLVTRYKWRALEKDDSVQPTLVRMPKNKYPIVVESL, encoded by the exons ATGGAGATAATGAATATGTTACTCTCTTTGATAATTTCCTTGGTAGTGTTATCAATTTTGTTGTTAATGTATAAGACTCGTTCTCCTAAAGAAATGGAAGGTATCCCTGGTAATCTAGGTTGGCCTATTGTGGGTGAGAGTTTCTCATTCCTCTCTGATTTTTCAAGTCCTTCTGGAATCTTTAGTTTCATGAGCAAGAGACAAAAGAG ATATGGAAAGGTTTTCAAGAGCTTTGTGTTAGGGAGGTTCAGTGTGTTCATGACTGGGAGAGAAGCAAGTAAGATATTGTTAACTGGAAAAGATGGGATTGtgagtttgaatttgttttataCTGGACAACAAGTTCTAGGCCCAACAAGCTTGTTGCAAACCACTGGAGAAGCCCACAAAAGGCTTAGAAGATTAATTGCTGAACCTTTGTCATTGGATggtcttaaaaaatatttccattttaTCAATACTCAAGCAATTGTAACATTAGATCAATGGCAAGGAAACAAAGTTCTTGTTCTTGAAGAGGCTTCCACA TTTACACTTAAAGTCATTGGACACATGATCATGAGCTTAGAGCCTACTGGAGAAGATCAAGAAAAGTTCAGATCAAATTTCAAGATCATTTCTTCCTCATTTGCCTCATTGCCTTTTAAACTTCCTGGAACAGCTTTTCATCGCGGTATCAAG GCTCGTGATAGAATGTACGACATGTTGGATTCTGTAATTTCTAGGAGGAGAAACGGTCAAGATTTCCAACAGGATTTCTTAGAGTCCTTAATTATGAAACATAGCAGAAAATCAAATgaacaagaagaagatgaaaataaaCTCACAGATAAGCAATTGAAGGACAATGTATTAACCCTTCTTGTTGCAGGGCATGATACCACAACTGCTGCTCTTACATGGCTTATCAAATTTCTTGAAGAAAATCCAAATGTTCTACAACAATTGAGG GAGGAACATAATCAGATAattgaaaacagaaaaaatGGAACAGATCTTACATGGTCTGAAGTTAATAACATGCCTTACACAGCCAAA GTGATTAGTGAAACACTAAGAAGAGCCACAATACTACCTTGGTTTTCAAGGAAAGCATCCCaagattttgaaattgatg GATACAAAGTTAAGAAAGGTTGGTCTCTGAACCTAGATGTTGTTTCAATACACCATGACCCCAAAGTTTTTCCAAATCCTGAGAGGTTTGATCCCTCTAGATTTGAT GAACATTTAAGGCCTTTCAGTTTTCTTGGATTTGGTAGTGGACCACGTATGTGTCCTGGAATGAACCTTGCCAAACTTGAAATCTGTGTCTTCATTCATCACCTTGTCACCAGATACAA ATGGAGAGCTCTAGAGAAAGATGATTCTGTCCAACCAACTCTTGTGAGGATGCCAAAGAACAAATATCCAATTGTAGTTGAGTCACTATAA
- the LOC101494682 gene encoding transcription factor VIP1, with protein MDPNKFIGKPPTIIDLERMPERGSHHRRSHSDTSFRFAATFDDILLFDPSDFDISNLPLPSPVSGAVPMSVDSDESNGKSTSARQSVGHLRSLSVDSDFFDGLGFSGAGEEKIGERKVNRHRHSNSMDGSSTTSFDGDSGMVIIDGVKKSMPPEKLAELALIDPKRAKRILANRQSAARSKERKTRYTSELERKVQTLQTEATNLSAQLTILQRDTTDLSAQNKELKMKLEAFEQQAQLREDLNEALKKELQRLRAQKSQLTAVTSNPSYGGIFSQFATQLTMQQTSNPHPQQAQPGMPPSRSDQPFNLHGRPNFMDFNHQK; from the exons aTGGACCCTAATAAGTTCATCGGAAAGCCACCAACGATAATTGACCTAGAACGTATGCCGGAGCGTGGGTCCCACCACCGGAGATCTCACTCCGACACTTCCTTCCGTTTCGCCGCCACCTTCGACGACATTCTCCTCTTCGACCCTTCCGACTTCGACATCTCCAATCTCCCTCTTCCGTCTCCCGTCTCCGGCGCCGTTCCGATGAGCGTCGATTCCGATGAGTCCAACGGGAAGTCAACGTCGGCGCGTCAGTCTGTCGGACACCTCCGGAGTTTGTCTGTTGACTCTGACTTTTTTGATGGATTAGGGTTCTCCGGCGCCGGTGAGGAGAAAATTGGGGAGAGGAAGGTGAACCGTCATAGGCATAGTAATTCGATGGATGGGTCTTCGACGACGTCGTTTGATGGTGACTCGGGTATGGTGATCATTGACGGTGTGAAGAAATCCATGCCACCTGAGAAACTTGCTGAACTTGCTCTTATTGATCCTAAGAGAGCTAAAAG GATTCTTGCTAATAGGCAATCTGCTGCTCGATCGAAGGAGAGGAAAACTCGGTATACAAGTGAACTGGAGAGGAAGGTGCAGACACTTCAAACTGAAGCAACTAACCTATCTGCGCAACTTACCATCCTTCAG AGAGACACTACTGATTTGTCTGCTCAGAATAAGGAGCTCAAAATGAAGTTAGAGGCTTTTGAACAACAAGCACAACTTAGAGAAG ATCTCAACGAGGCATTGAAAAAAGAACTGCAACGCCTTCGGGCGCAAAAGAGTCAATTGACTGCTGTCACTAGTAATCCTTCTTATGGCGGCATCTTCTCACAATTCGCTACCCAATTAACCATGCAACAGACAAGTAATCCTCATCCCCAACAAGCACAACCCGGCATGCCGCCTTCTCGTTCCGATCAACCTTTCAATTTGCACGGCCGCCCTAACTTCATGGACTTCAATCACCAGAAGTAG